The Halanaerobiales bacterium genome contains the following window.
TTCTGTTTTGCGTAGGGTGATTACAAAGATTGCAGTTGTTAGACCGGCTCCAATTGCTGCTTCAGTCATGGCTACATCAGGTGCTTTTAAGAAATAAAACAGAGCAGAGGCCATTAAACTAACAAAGCCAGCCGCAATAATAGAATTTAATAGTTTATCAAAAACTAAAGCGGCAATACCACTTATTAACATAATTAGAATAAGAACACTATAGAGCAAGGTCATCTTCATCACCACTTTCATTATTTAAAACATCTTCTTCATATTTATCTACAGTTGTTTCAGTTGTAGTTTTTATTCCACTTTTACGTGAGGCTCTTGCTATAGTATGACTACCAATTGGGTTAGTCAATACTATAAAGATTGCAATAACCAGAGTTTTCCAGAACCAGGTTGGTTCAACCAGACCAACTCCAATAATTGTTGATAAAGCTCCCAGGGTGGTTGCTTTAGTACCTGCCTGTAATCTATTGTAAACATCAGGCATTCTGATAAGTCCTAAAGAACCTAAAAATAAAAATATTGTGCCAATAACAATTAAAATATATCCAATTGTACTTAAAATAACCATAATTTAACCTCTCCCTTCAAGAAAACGGGCTATTAC
Protein-coding sequences here:
- the mnhG gene encoding monovalent cation/H(+) antiporter subunit G; translated protein: MVILSTIGYILIVIGTIFLFLGSLGLIRMPDVYNRLQAGTKATTLGALSTIIGVGLVEPTWFWKTLVIAIFIVLTNPIGSHTIARASRKSGIKTTTETTVDKYEEDVLNNESGDEDDLAL
- a CDS encoding hydrogenase subunit MbhD domain-containing protein, with protein sequence MTLLYSVLILIMLISGIAALVFDKLLNSIIAAGFVSLMASALFYFLKAPDVAMTEAAIGAGLTTAIFVITLRKTEGSESE